A region from the Campylobacter blaseri genome encodes:
- a CDS encoding YaaA family protein: protein MKILFSPSESKTSILGTTIFDFNNFIFPHLKDKREEAFKIYDNFIKLSTDKEISEFFGLKNVNDIKYYQQSYKEKTGIKAILRYSGVAYKALNYTLLDKTSQEYIDKNVIIFSNLFGPILANDILPNYKFKQGQKLGSFKIENFYKENFSKSLDEYLKNEDILDLRATFYEKFYNIKKDFTTLKFLKEGKTVSHYAKHYRGIILKEIAKQKISTLDEFKTINIDNLRLIDIKKIKNKNEILLEII from the coding sequence ATGAAGATACTTTTTTCACCAAGCGAATCTAAAACATCTATTTTAGGAACTACAATATTTGATTTTAATAATTTTATTTTTCCACATTTAAAAGATAAAAGAGAAGAGGCTTTTAAGATATATGATAATTTTATAAAGCTTTCTACAGATAAAGAAATAAGTGAATTTTTTGGGCTGAAAAATGTAAATGACATCAAATACTACCAACAAAGTTACAAAGAAAAAACTGGTATAAAAGCTATCCTTAGATACTCTGGAGTTGCGTATAAAGCACTTAATTACACTCTACTAGATAAAACTTCACAAGAGTATATTGATAAAAATGTAATTATTTTCTCAAATTTATTTGGTCCTATTTTGGCAAATGACATCTTGCCTAATTATAAATTTAAACAGGGGCAAAAACTTGGTAGTTTTAAAATAGAAAACTTTTATAAAGAAAATTTTAGTAAATCTTTAGATGAATACTTAAAAAATGAAGATATTTTAGATTTAAGAGCTACCTTTTATGAAAAATTTTATAACATAAAAAAAGATTTTACAACTTTAAAATTTTTAAAAGAAGGTAAAACTGTTAGCCACTATGCAAAACACTACAGAGGTATAATTTTAAAAGAGATTGCAAAGCAAAAAATTTCCACTTTAGATGAATTTAAAACAATAAACATTGATAATCTTAGACTAATTGATATTAAAAAAATAAAAAATAAAAACGAAATTTTACTAGAAATAATATAA
- a CDS encoding arginyltransferase codes for MINIIPFCTLDTLCPYLKDRQSRTEYIFINGCDFALNSKLVKYGYRRFGRYFQKPICKDCKECISVRINSFEFKPSKSQRRVIRKNEKTKWIISKPIVDDEHIALFDKYHKHMYFKRDWQYYDIDLIKYYDLYVIGHGNFGKEISYYNEYDELICVDLIDVINDGISSIYCYYDPDYAHLSLGKFSLLKEIEIAKSLNLQWVYLGYYVKGCQSLEYKKEFMPQQKLEEYVGFNEIPNWS; via the coding sequence ATGATAAATATCATACCTTTTTGTACTTTAGATACTCTTTGTCCATATTTAAAAGATAGGCAAAGCAGAACTGAATATATTTTTATAAATGGGTGTGATTTTGCACTAAATTCGAAGCTTGTAAAGTATGGCTATAGAAGATTTGGAAGATATTTTCAAAAACCAATTTGTAAAGATTGCAAAGAGTGCATTAGTGTTAGGATAAATAGTTTTGAGTTTAAGCCTAGTAAAAGTCAAAGACGAGTCATAAGAAAAAATGAAAAAACAAAATGGATAATTTCAAAACCCATAGTTGATGATGAACATATAGCACTTTTTGATAAATATCATAAACATATGTATTTTAAAAGAGATTGGCAATATTATGATATAGATTTAATAAAATATTATGATTTATATGTGATTGGGCATGGAAATTTTGGAAAAGAGATATCTTATTATAATGAATATGATGAGCTTATTTGTGTAGATTTAATCGATGTTATTAATGATGGCATAAGTTCTATATACTGCTATTATGATCCTGATTATGCTCATTTAAGCTTAGGTAAGTTTTCTCTTTTAAAAGAGATTGAAATTGCTAAAAGCTTAAATTTACAATGGGTATATTTAGGGTATTATGTAAAAGGTTGTCAAAGTTTAGAGTATAAAAAAGAGTTTATGCCACAGCAAAAACTTGAAGAGTATGTTGGTTTTAATGAGATTCCAAATTGGAGTTAA